In Papaver somniferum cultivar HN1 unplaced genomic scaffold, ASM357369v1 unplaced-scaffold_114, whole genome shotgun sequence, a genomic segment contains:
- the LOC113328728 gene encoding UPF0481 protein At3g47200-like — protein MERKIRECYSEPVDLNSTEFVEMMVIDGLFVIGMLMRSISGSYVADDPLDGNEWLLATVEQDMLLLENQIPLFVLQCLSNIIFGAEESRLMPLKKVILISFTKILRHSLPTDGMTLLEAHPCQCEHAEHLIDFLIKLIQPPAHTNLAVYKSPCSSSSPSSWRIVKNLTELKRSFIAYEERGNLSDTSSDFIPSATELRRAGVRNLIACEQIYSGRYFMSSYASFMDFLIISADDVHVLRRKGIITNMLGCDEDVSDIFNKLCIGMSAGGDYYSTHIRDINKYYKKRRHYWKATLKREYFNTPWAIVSVLAATLLLTLTIISTVFGILSFLIPKSL, from the exons ATGGAAAGAAAAATTCGTGAGTGTTATTCAGAACCGGTGGACCTCAACAGTACAGAATTTGTAGAAATGATGGTAATTGATGGGTTGTTCGTTATTGGGATGTTAATGAGATCCATTTCTGGGAGTTACGTTGCAGATGATCCTTTAGATGGTAATGAATGGCTCTTGGCAACGGTCGAACAGGATATGTTACTTCTTGAAAACCAAATTCCATTGTTTGTCCTTCAATGCTTGTCTAACATAATTTTCGGTGCAGAAGAGTCAAGGCTTATGCCCCTTAAGAAGGTTATTCTTATTTCCTTCACCAAAATTTTGCGGCATAGCTTGCCAACAGATGGAATGACGCTTCTTGAAGCGCATCCGTGTCAATGTGAACACGCGGAGCATTTAATCGATTTCCTTATTAAACTAATCCAACCTCCTGCTCATACAAACTTGGCCGTATATAAGTCACCATGCTCTTCATCCTCACCATCCTCATGGAGAATAGTAAAGAATCTTACGGAG CTAAAACGTAGTTTTATTGCTTACGAGGAAAGGGGAAATCTTTCAGATACATCATCGGATTTTATACCAAGTGCGACAGAGCTAAGGCGTGCAGGAGTCAG AAATCTCATCGCTTGTGAGCAAATATACAGCGGTAGATACTTTATGAGTTCATACGCTAGCTTTATGGATTTTCTCATAATCTCTGCGGATGATGTCCATGTTCTTCGTAGAAAAGGAATAATAACTAATATGTTAGGTTGCGATGAAGACGTTTCTGACATCtttaacaagttatgcattgggATGTCTGCCGGTGGTGATTACTATTCTACACATATCAGGGACATAAACAAGTATTATAAGAAGCGCCGACATTATTGGAAAGCAACTTTGAAGCGTGAGTATTTCAATACTCCGTGGGCAATTGTCTCGGTCCTCGCAGCCACTCTACTTCTTACACTTACGATCATATCCACTGTATTTGGGATCCTTTCTTTCCTTATCCCTAAGTCGTTATGA